In Prochlorococcus marinus XMU1411, one genomic interval encodes:
- a CDS encoding acyltransferase family protein, translating into MRIKHIDGLRAFSVISVVLFHALPDIFPNAYIGVDYFLVISGYVISKKYIFTENDFNFINFWKRRIIRLYPQLLICILICTFFSLFIMSPNLLENFFQSCVATLLAANNILLALTSGYWGTANELKPLYTTWSLALEEQFYLLLSLFFVLFDFKKRKKLVFLFGFILFITSIFFCFNNGFFLHKSNYLLLPSRFWEFGLGIIGAWISEKQYKLPNYVSPISFGVIIFFIFENFTIPQDAPSVLFFIPLTCIALICIDSPKNNTQKLLSFKPILYLGLASYSIYLYHQPLLAFARLSSYEKLDQNSSILIIFISILLGTIMYELIEKKGNIFLKLFNKYSENLRTIALLFFSLIIGSISFWGVLGKGWFESRFPYLLINGEIPLGFLGGKEYTDIAYKFLNKEFNFNDNEIRILFIGDSKIRDLVNAFILIEEELNTKFDLSYIGSYDPQNNLHKKIANNSQLVFTQMDHEKLTNQPANKIILVETRKNFIHNINPLFHKKDINERINFRAKDSEIKKDLFKITKNGQLVLSDIQPFLDEKGFKKITDKNGNLVSFDGIHLSGAGVRILGDSLKENNFLLEKIRILKN; encoded by the coding sequence ATGAGAATAAAACACATTGATGGATTAAGAGCTTTTTCTGTAATTTCAGTTGTTTTATTTCATGCTTTACCTGATATATTTCCAAATGCTTATATCGGTGTTGATTATTTTCTCGTTATTAGCGGTTATGTAATATCAAAAAAATATATATTCACAGAGAATGATTTTAATTTTATTAATTTCTGGAAAAGAAGAATTATTAGATTATATCCTCAGTTATTAATATGTATTTTAATTTGTACTTTTTTTTCATTATTTATAATGTCTCCAAATTTATTGGAGAATTTTTTTCAGTCATGTGTCGCTACTTTATTGGCAGCTAATAATATTTTATTAGCTTTAACCTCAGGCTACTGGGGGACTGCAAATGAATTAAAGCCTTTATATACTACTTGGAGTCTTGCCTTAGAGGAACAGTTTTATTTATTATTATCTTTGTTTTTTGTTTTATTTGACTTTAAGAAAAGAAAAAAATTAGTATTTTTATTCGGTTTTATTTTGTTTATAACAAGCATATTTTTTTGCTTTAATAATGGTTTTTTTCTTCATAAATCAAATTATCTTTTACTGCCCTCAAGATTTTGGGAGTTTGGCCTTGGTATTATCGGTGCTTGGATTTCTGAAAAGCAATATAAATTGCCTAATTATGTATCACCTATATCATTTGGTGTAATTATTTTCTTTATATTTGAGAATTTCACTATTCCACAAGATGCACCATCAGTATTATTCTTTATTCCATTAACTTGTATTGCTCTAATTTGTATAGATTCTCCTAAAAATAATACACAAAAACTTCTTAGCTTTAAACCCATTTTATATTTAGGCTTGGCAAGTTATTCGATTTATTTATATCATCAGCCATTACTAGCATTTGCAAGATTAAGTTCATATGAAAAATTGGATCAGAATTCAAGCATTTTGATTATATTTATTTCAATTTTGTTAGGAACAATAATGTATGAATTAATTGAAAAAAAAGGGAATATTTTTTTAAAATTATTTAATAAATATAGTGAAAATTTGAGGACAATTGCACTACTATTTTTTTCTTTAATTATAGGAAGTATATCTTTTTGGGGTGTTTTAGGAAAAGGCTGGTTTGAATCAAGATTTCCTTATCTTCTTATAAATGGTGAAATACCTTTAGGTTTCTTAGGAGGTAAAGAATATACGGACATAGCATATAAATTTTTAAACAAAGAATTTAACTTCAATGATAATGAAATTAGAATTTTATTTATTGGTGATAGTAAAATTAGAGATTTAGTAAATGCTTTCATACTTATTGAAGAGGAATTGAATACAAAATTTGACTTATCCTATATTGGCTCTTATGATCCTCAAAATAATTTACATAAAAAAATTGCTAATAATTCACAACTTGTTTTTACACAAATGGACCATGAAAAGCTGACAAACCAGCCAGCAAATAAAATAATATTAGTAGAAACAAGAAAGAATTTTATACATAATATTAACCCACTTTTTCATAAAAAAGATATTAATGAAAGGATTAACTTTAGAGCTAAAGATTCTGAAATAAAAAAGGATTTATTCAAAATTACCAAAAATGGTCAGTTGGTTTTAAGCGATATTCAACCTTTTCTTGATGAAAAAGGTTTTAAAAAAATTACTGATAAGAATGGTAATTTAGTTTCTTTTGATGGAATACATTTATCAGGAGCTGGCGTAAGGATTTTAGGAGATAGTCTTAAAGAAAATAATTTTTTATTAGAGAAAATAAGAATACTGAAAAATTGA
- a CDS encoding glycosyltransferase: protein MHILHFSTSDKIGGSAKSASRIHNGLKNKGISSKMFVCDKSSSDNDIKEVSRNIIIKKFDYYSNKLLQKFGIQYGFIPSSINLHNHPWILDADIIQLFNIHGGYFSFNLFNKIARKKPIVWRLSDLWPITGHCAYPVNCDKWIDGCNSCPDLKSYPSIGIDTSNLLWEKKKNSYLAANLTIIAPSSWTRDAAKLSPLFNRKKIHLVHNGIDTDQFKIIDRNKARKKLGIFDESRKAILFCAHVAFDNPRKGTDILLEALLKFKKRSDIFFIPVGINSHKWLKKIPIDVYPFEFNNDLDFIRTTYSACDVVCVPSSLDNLPNTILESMSCGKPIVAIDTGGIKDVINHNVNGLLSSPNDAKSLFNNLDFILSNEEWRRKAGFNSRRIIKENFSKDKEISSIIKIYENIIQENNLTK from the coding sequence ATGCATATACTACATTTTTCTACAAGTGACAAAATTGGGGGATCTGCTAAGTCTGCTTCAAGAATTCATAATGGATTAAAAAATAAAGGCATTAGTTCAAAAATGTTTGTTTGCGATAAATCTTCTAGTGATAATGATATTAAAGAAGTATCCAGAAATATAATTATTAAAAAATTTGACTACTACTCAAATAAGTTACTTCAAAAATTTGGAATTCAATATGGATTTATACCATCATCAATAAATTTGCATAATCATCCATGGATTTTAGACGCAGATATTATTCAACTTTTTAATATACATGGGGGTTATTTTTCATTTAATTTATTTAATAAAATAGCTAGAAAAAAACCAATAGTTTGGAGACTCTCTGATTTATGGCCAATAACTGGGCATTGTGCATATCCAGTTAATTGTGATAAATGGATAGACGGCTGTAACAGTTGCCCTGATCTCAAAAGTTATCCTTCCATAGGAATAGATACATCAAATTTACTTTGGGAAAAGAAAAAAAATAGTTATCTTGCTGCTAATTTAACAATTATTGCTCCTTCATCTTGGACAAGAGATGCTGCCAAATTAAGTCCTCTTTTTAATAGAAAGAAGATTCATTTAGTTCATAATGGTATAGATACAGATCAATTTAAAATAATTGATCGAAATAAAGCAAGAAAAAAGCTAGGAATATTTGATGAATCAAGAAAAGCTATTTTATTTTGTGCCCATGTAGCATTTGATAATCCAAGAAAAGGTACAGATATTTTATTAGAAGCTTTATTGAAATTTAAAAAAAGGTCAGATATATTTTTCATTCCAGTTGGTATTAATTCTCACAAATGGTTGAAAAAAATCCCAATTGATGTGTATCCATTTGAATTTAATAATGATCTAGATTTCATAAGGACCACTTACTCTGCGTGTGACGTAGTTTGCGTTCCCTCTTCTTTGGATAATTTACCAAATACAATTCTTGAATCTATGTCATGCGGAAAACCTATAGTTGCGATTGATACTGGTGGTATAAAAGATGTCATTAATCATAATGTTAATGGACTTTTATCTTCACCGAATGATGCAAAATCATTATTTAATAACCTTGACTTTATATTATCTAATGAGGAATGGAGAAGAAAAGCAGGTTTTAATAGTAGAAGAATAATAAAGGAGAATTTTTCAAAAGATAAAGAAATTTCTTCCATAATAAAAATATATGAAAATATTATTCAAGAAAACAACTTAACTAAATGA